From the Thermovirga lienii DSM 17291 genome, one window contains:
- a CDS encoding hypothetical protein (PFAM: Tripartite tricarboxylate transporter TctB family~KEGG: bhy:BHWA1_02094 hypothetical protein~SPTR: Putative uncharacterized protein), with the protein MTKNEISGLMAIIISSIYLLATLRLPETAMGDNIGPKLFPILAGALAFLCGLILLLKDLRQKKSNKEIFHLGLKENKNIYMKIGITIFLGIAYGFALVPLGYVISTALFMLLVTRLINGPRWLENLLLALAFPVVTYVVFAIMLGLSLPRGLLSFLPF; encoded by the coding sequence GTGACTAAAAACGAGATTTCAGGACTTATGGCGATAATCATAAGCAGCATATACCTCTTGGCTACTTTGCGACTGCCCGAAACTGCCATGGGAGATAACATTGGCCCGAAACTCTTCCCCATTCTGGCAGGCGCCTTGGCATTTTTGTGTGGCCTTATTCTTTTACTTAAGGATCTAAGACAAAAGAAATCCAACAAAGAAATATTTCACCTGGGATTGAAGGAAAACAAGAATATATATATGAAAATAGGAATTACCATATTCCTGGGAATAGCCTATGGCTTCGCGCTGGTTCCATTGGGATATGTAATATCTACTGCTCTGTTCATGCTGCTTGTCACCCGACTCATTAACGGCCCGCGGTGGTTAGAGAATTTACTTTTAGCCCTTGCCTTTCCCGTGGTAACCTACGTGGTTTTCGCCATAATGCTTGGGCTTAGCCTGCCAAGGGGCTTGCTATCGTTTCTTCCCTTCTAA
- a CDS encoding protein of unknown function DUF112 transmembrane (PFAM: Tripartite tricarboxylate transporter TctA family~COGs: COG3333 conserved hypothetical protein~InterPro IPR002823~KEGG: bhy:BHWA1_02095 hypothetical protein~PFAM: protein of unknown function DUF112 transmembrane~SPTR: Putative uncharacterized protein): protein MESIFHNLSIGLDAALTLTNITWVFIGGLLGTIIGMLPGLGPATGVAILIPISYGMNPTTALITMAAIYYGAMFGGSRASIMINTPGDASAIVSCFDGYPMTKNGEAGKALAISAIASFIGGIIGMIFLIFLTMPVANAALKFGPAEMFSLMIFALTATVTLSQGNMLKGFIAMAFGFMLSTIGIDPQTGILRFTFVSELQDGIDFLVAMIGLYAVAEVFKNYSNLDAHYTIDSKSIGRVWVPWEDFKKTIKPILRSSPLGFLIGVLPGMGGTVATFVSYALEKTLSKHPEKFGKGAIEGLAAPEAANNASSCGAFVPLLTLGIPGSGTTAVMLGALMMLGVRPGPILFQMHPEIAWGVIASMLIGNIMLVLINLPLAVPLVQLLKIPQRIMLPLILGMAFMGTYFLNYSSFDFILVSVFALTGYLFWKLEIPIPPLVLALILGGTTEQSFRNAMTIAGNDLMFFVEKPISLTLLLLAAASIVFSIYKQRKVAKS from the coding sequence ATGGAAAGCATCTTTCATAATCTGTCCATTGGGCTGGACGCAGCTTTAACTCTCACCAACATAACATGGGTATTCATAGGCGGCCTTTTAGGGACAATCATAGGCATGCTCCCTGGACTGGGCCCCGCAACGGGGGTGGCCATCCTGATACCCATAAGTTACGGCATGAATCCCACGACAGCCCTGATAACCATGGCTGCCATCTACTATGGAGCTATGTTCGGAGGTTCCCGTGCATCCATAATGATAAACACCCCAGGGGATGCCTCAGCAATCGTATCCTGCTTCGACGGGTACCCCATGACGAAAAACGGAGAGGCGGGAAAAGCCCTTGCTATATCGGCAATAGCATCCTTCATCGGCGGCATAATAGGAATGATCTTTTTGATCTTCCTGACCATGCCAGTGGCTAACGCTGCCCTCAAGTTTGGCCCAGCAGAGATGTTCTCGCTGATGATATTTGCCCTTACGGCGACAGTCACCTTGTCTCAGGGCAATATGCTAAAAGGGTTCATCGCAATGGCCTTCGGGTTCATGCTCAGCACTATAGGGATTGATCCACAAACGGGCATACTGCGGTTCACCTTTGTGTCAGAGCTGCAAGACGGAATAGACTTCCTGGTCGCCATGATAGGCCTTTATGCCGTAGCTGAGGTATTCAAAAACTATAGCAACCTAGACGCCCATTACACCATAGACTCCAAAAGCATAGGAAGGGTTTGGGTACCTTGGGAAGACTTCAAAAAAACCATAAAACCAATACTCAGAAGCTCTCCGCTAGGATTTCTTATCGGTGTCCTTCCTGGCATGGGTGGAACGGTCGCAACCTTCGTGTCATATGCCCTTGAAAAGACATTGAGCAAACACCCGGAGAAATTTGGGAAAGGCGCCATAGAAGGGTTGGCGGCACCCGAAGCAGCAAATAACGCATCAAGCTGCGGAGCTTTCGTTCCTCTGCTTACCCTGGGCATACCAGGAAGCGGAACCACTGCAGTCATGCTGGGAGCCCTCATGATGCTGGGAGTGAGACCAGGTCCCATACTCTTCCAGATGCACCCCGAAATAGCATGGGGAGTCATCGCATCCATGCTAATAGGAAACATTATGTTGGTACTCATAAATTTACCCCTCGCGGTTCCTCTGGTACAACTTCTAAAGATCCCTCAGAGGATAATGCTCCCCTTGATCCTGGGCATGGCCTTCATGGGAACCTATTTCCTAAATTACAGTTCCTTCGACTTCATACTGGTATCTGTCTTTGCCTTGACGGGATACCTGTTCTGGAAGCTCGAAATACCCATACCACCCCTTGTGCTGGCACTGATCTTGGGAGGTACCACAGAGCAATCCTTCAGAAACGCCATGACAATTGCAGGTAACGATTTGATGTTTTTCGTGGAAAAGCCTATATCACTCACGCTGCTACTCCTTGCTGCAGCTTCGATAGTGTTCTCCATATACAAGCAAAGGAAAGTGGCGAAAAGCTAA
- a CDS encoding aconitate hydratase (PFAM: Aconitase C-terminal domain; Aconitase family (aconitate hydratase)~TIGRFAM: aconitate hydratase, putative, Aquifex type~COGs: COG1048 Aconitase A~InterPro IPR006250: IPR001030: IPR000573: IPR018136~KEGG: tai:Taci_0020 aconitate hydratase~PFAM: aconitate hydratase domain-containing protein~SPTR: Putative aconitate hydratase;~TIGRFAM: aconitate hydratase), translating to MGYTVFEKVLRSHIVSGELVPGKRVKVKIDQTLTQDATGTMAYLQFEAMGLPKVKTELSVSYVDHNMIQGDFKNPDDHRYLQDIAAKYGILFSRPGNGICHQVHLERFAAPGKTLLGSDSHTPTAGGIGMVAMGAGGLDVALAMAGEPFTITMPKIVRVLLAGELPPFVSAKDVILEVLRRISVKGGVGKVLEYTGPGVKSLSIPDRATIANMGAETGATTSIFPSDEVTRQWLRAQAREHQWVLLEADADASWSETIEINLSELTPMVAQPFQPDNVVPIEELEGIKVDQVMFGSCTNSSLRDILSIAHILAGKRVHPSVDAGISPGSRQVMLESCACGAMDELISAGVRILESSCGACIGMGFAPPTEGVSLRTINRNFFGRCGHASGKVFLVSPEVAAASAITGRIADPRKLGIEPFEFRQPEQFIIDDSMIIAPSAEPEKIEIRRGPNIAPLPEMPPLPESIEGEILIKVEDNITTDHIMPAGAKILPLRSNIPEISKHTFEVLDPTFYHRAREKGGGFIVGGENYGQGSSREHAALAPRYLGIKAVIAKSFARIHLANLVNFGILPLLFHKAEDYEKVDPQDVLHIDASTITTDGPFEVHNRSKNGSFLVTCPLSEEDLTIVKMGGKLNYIKEKNKSNA from the coding sequence TTGGGTTACACGGTTTTCGAGAAGGTCTTAAGGTCCCATATTGTATCGGGGGAACTCGTCCCAGGGAAACGAGTCAAGGTCAAAATTGACCAGACCCTGACCCAGGATGCCACTGGAACCATGGCGTACCTTCAATTTGAGGCTATGGGGCTTCCAAAAGTAAAGACGGAACTCTCGGTAAGCTACGTAGATCACAACATGATCCAAGGAGATTTTAAAAATCCCGACGACCACCGCTACCTGCAGGACATAGCGGCAAAGTACGGCATACTCTTTTCCAGGCCAGGTAATGGCATATGCCACCAGGTCCATTTGGAGCGATTCGCCGCCCCAGGGAAAACCCTCCTTGGAAGCGACTCCCATACTCCCACAGCCGGCGGCATAGGAATGGTAGCCATGGGTGCTGGCGGTTTGGACGTGGCCTTGGCTATGGCAGGAGAACCTTTCACCATAACGATGCCCAAGATAGTAAGGGTTCTCTTGGCCGGAGAACTCCCACCCTTCGTGTCCGCCAAGGACGTGATCCTTGAAGTGCTTCGCCGTATCTCCGTCAAAGGCGGGGTGGGCAAGGTTCTGGAATACACCGGGCCTGGAGTGAAATCATTGAGCATACCTGATAGGGCCACCATAGCCAATATGGGTGCAGAAACAGGCGCCACGACCTCTATATTTCCAAGCGACGAAGTGACCAGGCAGTGGCTCAGGGCCCAAGCAAGGGAACACCAATGGGTTCTCCTGGAGGCCGATGCTGATGCTTCGTGGAGTGAGACCATAGAAATAAACCTATCAGAGCTTACCCCCATGGTAGCTCAACCTTTTCAGCCGGATAACGTAGTCCCCATAGAGGAGCTGGAAGGAATTAAAGTCGACCAAGTTATGTTTGGCTCTTGCACCAACTCCTCTCTGCGTGACATTTTGTCCATCGCGCACATATTAGCGGGTAAAAGAGTTCATCCTTCCGTGGACGCAGGGATATCACCGGGCAGTAGGCAGGTTATGCTGGAAAGCTGCGCCTGTGGCGCCATGGACGAACTTATATCAGCAGGAGTAAGAATTTTGGAATCAAGTTGTGGAGCCTGCATAGGTATGGGTTTTGCACCACCGACGGAAGGAGTATCCTTAAGGACCATAAACCGCAACTTCTTTGGGCGGTGCGGCCACGCATCAGGCAAAGTCTTCCTTGTAAGCCCAGAGGTAGCGGCGGCTTCCGCTATAACCGGCAGGATAGCAGACCCACGAAAACTGGGCATTGAACCCTTTGAGTTCCGGCAGCCTGAGCAGTTCATAATAGACGACAGCATGATCATAGCTCCCTCTGCCGAACCAGAAAAAATAGAAATCCGGAGAGGTCCCAACATTGCTCCACTACCTGAAATGCCGCCCCTTCCAGAAAGCATCGAAGGGGAGATCCTAATAAAGGTAGAGGACAACATAACCACTGACCACATAATGCCTGCAGGCGCCAAGATACTGCCATTGCGATCCAACATACCTGAAATATCCAAGCACACCTTTGAGGTATTGGATCCAACGTTCTATCATAGAGCGAGGGAAAAAGGCGGAGGCTTCATAGTTGGCGGAGAAAATTACGGTCAAGGCTCAAGCAGGGAACACGCTGCCTTAGCCCCCCGATACCTGGGAATCAAGGCGGTAATAGCCAAAAGCTTTGCCCGAATCCACCTTGCAAATTTGGTGAACTTTGGAATTCTCCCTCTGTTGTTCCATAAGGCTGAGGACTACGAAAAGGTTGACCCCCAGGACGTGCTCCACATAGACGCTAGCACCATCACGACCGATGGCCCCTTTGAGGTGCATAACAGATCCAAGAACGGGTCCTTCCTCGTAACATGCCCACTGTCTGAGGAGGACCTCACGATAGTCAAGATGGGTGGGAAACTCAACTACATAAAAGAAAAGAACAAGTCCAATGCCTAA
- a CDS encoding isocitrate dehydrogenase, NADP-dependent (PFAM: Isocitrate/isopropylmalate dehydrogenase~TIGRFAM: isocitrate dehydrogenase, NADP-dependent, prokaryotic type~COGs: COG0538 Isocitrate dehydrogenase~InterPro IPR004439: IPR001804: IPR019818~KEGG: tai:Taci_0021 isocitrate dehydrogenase, NADP-dependent~PFAM: isocitrate/isopropylmalate dehydrogenase~PRIAM: Isocitrate dehydrogenase (NADP(+))~SPTR: Isocitrate dehydrogenase [NADP];~TIGRFAM: isocitrate dehydrogenase, NADP-dependent), which produces MTSKFQGLKLQKINYPTEGEVIKRDEKGKINVNFPVIPYIEGDGIGPDITKAMQLVVDTAIKKCYGDSKKIHWWEVYAGEKSYNLFGEWIPEDTMEAIRYFKIAIKGPLTTPVGGGIRSLNVTFRQKLDLYACVRPVRHFSGVPSPLKEPNKVDMVVFRENTEDVYAGIEWEAESKEALKVIDFLEKEMGKSVRPDSGIGIKPISITGTKRLMRMALKYAIDNGKKSVTIVHKGNIMKFTEGAFRKWCYETALEEFRDFVITEEELFNEHRGEVPAGKIVIKDRIADAMFQQILLRPEEYHVLVTPNLNGDYLSDALAAAVGGLGLAPGANMNDEIAFFEATHGTAPKYAGLDKVNPGSMILSAVMMLQHLGWNEAAELTVKAMEETIKSGIVTYDLARQMEGSKEVSCSGFAKAICEKM; this is translated from the coding sequence ATGACCAGCAAATTTCAAGGATTGAAACTACAGAAAATAAACTATCCCACTGAGGGAGAGGTAATAAAACGAGACGAAAAAGGCAAAATTAATGTCAATTTCCCAGTTATTCCTTACATCGAAGGGGACGGCATAGGGCCAGACATAACCAAGGCCATGCAACTTGTAGTGGACACTGCCATAAAGAAGTGTTATGGAGATTCAAAGAAGATCCACTGGTGGGAAGTTTACGCCGGAGAGAAAAGTTATAACCTCTTCGGAGAGTGGATACCCGAGGACACCATGGAAGCCATCCGCTATTTCAAGATAGCCATAAAAGGCCCCCTCACCACACCTGTAGGGGGAGGCATAAGGAGCCTGAACGTAACCTTCAGACAAAAACTGGATCTTTACGCCTGCGTGAGACCGGTGAGGCACTTTTCAGGAGTTCCCTCTCCCCTTAAAGAACCCAATAAGGTAGACATGGTGGTCTTTAGAGAGAACACAGAGGACGTCTACGCCGGTATAGAATGGGAAGCCGAAAGCAAAGAGGCCTTAAAGGTCATAGATTTTTTGGAAAAGGAAATGGGCAAAAGCGTAAGGCCAGATTCAGGCATAGGGATAAAGCCCATATCCATAACTGGTACCAAGAGACTCATGCGAATGGCTCTGAAATACGCCATTGATAACGGCAAAAAGAGCGTCACCATAGTACATAAAGGAAACATAATGAAGTTCACCGAAGGTGCCTTCAGGAAGTGGTGTTACGAAACTGCATTGGAGGAATTCAGGGACTTCGTAATAACGGAGGAAGAACTTTTCAATGAGCACAGAGGCGAAGTTCCGGCAGGAAAGATAGTGATAAAGGACCGAATTGCTGACGCAATGTTCCAGCAGATACTGCTCAGACCGGAGGAGTACCATGTGCTTGTGACTCCCAACTTGAACGGAGACTACCTCTCCGATGCTCTGGCAGCGGCGGTGGGAGGCCTGGGACTGGCTCCTGGAGCCAACATGAACGACGAGATAGCTTTCTTTGAGGCCACTCACGGCACTGCTCCCAAATACGCTGGGCTGGACAAGGTCAACCCCGGCTCCATGATCCTCTCGGCTGTAATGATGCTCCAACATCTGGGTTGGAACGAAGCAGCAGAACTGACGGTCAAAGCCATGGAAGAGACCATAAAATCAGGCATAGTGACCTATGACCTAGCACGCCAGATGGAAGGCTCAAAAGAAGTATCCTGTTCTGGCTTCGCAAAGGCAATATGCGAAAAAATGTAA
- a CDS encoding citrate lyase subunit gamma (PFAM: Malonate decarboxylase delta subunit (MdcD)~TIGRFAM: citrate lyase acyl carrier protein~InterPro IPR006495~KEGG: tai:Taci_0022 citrate lyase subunit gamma~SPTR: Citrate lyase subunit gamma) yields MERKDTPNSVTAQSGTLESSDCLVTCSLQDHLEIEYKGPDKADLLRERAEQIVREAVLKYKLKGAYVTIQDNGALAITMRARIETAIERCLGENDHEGR; encoded by the coding sequence ATGGAACGAAAAGACACCCCTAATAGCGTTACTGCTCAGTCAGGAACCCTTGAATCCTCGGATTGCTTGGTGACTTGTTCGTTACAGGATCACCTTGAAATAGAGTACAAAGGACCTGACAAGGCAGATCTGTTAAGGGAAAGAGCAGAACAAATTGTAAGAGAAGCTGTCTTAAAGTACAAACTCAAGGGGGCTTATGTAACCATACAAGACAACGGGGCCCTAGCCATAACAATGAGAGCCCGTATTGAGACGGCCATAGAAAGATGTCTGGGGGAAAACGACCATGAAGGGCGCTAG
- a CDS encoding Citryl-CoA lyase (PFAM: HpcH/HpaI aldolase/citrate lyase family~COGs: COG2301 Citrate lyase beta subunit~InterPro IPR005000: IPR011206~KEGG: tai:Taci_0340 citrate (pro-3S)-lyase~PFAM: HpcH/HpaI aldolase~PRIAM: Citryl-CoA lyase~SPTR: Citrate (Pro-3S)-lyase): protein MKGARIYRSALYIPGNNPGMIQHCPYFGADSVILDLEDAVATTEKDAARKLVSLFLEALDFSDTGVAVRVNGAHTPYFEKDLWAVVPKAPDALRIPKCESPQDIKAADDMITEIEIQCGIPKGKVKIHAMIESALGVERAYEIAQASSRVEALTLGGQDLLADYGVQKTKEGHELFYPRTRVVSAAKASGLLAFDTVWADISDLEGLKKESKMICELGFTGKAAIHPSQVPIIHDAFKPDCKEVQKARRIVESSKRALSLGIGVFSVDGRMVDAPVIKRAEHLLKLAELYPEFRSNESQGGRCDRV, encoded by the coding sequence ATGAAGGGCGCTAGGATTTATCGAAGTGCACTATACATCCCTGGCAACAATCCTGGAATGATCCAGCACTGCCCTTACTTTGGCGCAGATTCTGTGATACTAGACCTGGAGGATGCCGTCGCGACTACGGAAAAAGACGCCGCCAGAAAGCTGGTTTCTCTTTTCCTTGAAGCTTTGGATTTTAGTGATACCGGGGTCGCAGTAAGGGTAAACGGTGCTCATACTCCATATTTTGAAAAGGACCTCTGGGCAGTGGTTCCCAAGGCCCCCGATGCGCTGAGGATCCCCAAATGTGAGTCACCGCAGGACATCAAGGCAGCTGACGATATGATAACTGAGATCGAAATCCAATGTGGGATCCCCAAAGGAAAGGTTAAAATTCACGCCATGATAGAATCGGCCCTTGGCGTGGAAAGAGCTTACGAAATAGCACAGGCAAGCTCCAGGGTAGAAGCCTTGACCTTGGGAGGACAAGATCTTCTGGCAGATTATGGGGTCCAGAAGACCAAAGAGGGGCACGAACTATTCTATCCCAGAACCCGTGTGGTATCAGCGGCGAAAGCCTCTGGCCTCTTGGCTTTCGACACTGTATGGGCGGACATATCCGACCTTGAAGGATTGAAAAAGGAGAGCAAGATGATCTGCGAGCTGGGCTTCACCGGCAAGGCAGCCATACACCCTTCCCAGGTACCGATCATCCATGACGCCTTCAAGCCCGACTGCAAGGAAGTGCAGAAAGCCAGAAGAATAGTTGAATCATCCAAACGGGCCCTGTCTTTGGGTATTGGAGTGTTCTCCGTGGATGGACGCATGGTTGACGCTCCTGTAATAAAAAGGGCTGAACATCTGCTCAAATTGGCCGAACTATATCCAGAGTTTCGCTCAAATGAAAGCCAAGGGGGGCGATGTGACCGTGTCTAG
- a CDS encoding citrate lyase, alpha subunit (PFAM: Citrate lyase, alpha subunit (CitF)~TIGRFAM: citrate lyase, alpha subunit~COGs: COG3051 Citrate lyase alpha subunit~InterPro IPR006472~KEGG: tai:Taci_0024 citrate lyase, alpha subunit~PFAM: Citrate lyase alpha subunit~PRIAM: Citrate CoA-transferase~SPTR: Citrate lyase, alpha subunit;~TIGRFAM: citrate lyase, alpha subunit) — MTVSRIMNAKGRTVPTRLFGWEKAFEPYQGPFTIVEKKPIRKRASAPMRGYLPGRNKVAESLKKAIEASGLSDGMTISFHHHLRNGDAVLPMVLDVIASMGIKNLTLAPSSLTDAHQCVVDHIRSGVISRITTSGLRGKLGEAISYGELPCPVIIRSHGGRARAIEEGSINIDVAFIAAPSADREGNVTGAMGPEGCGSLGYAMVDAKYARHVIAITDNLVPYPLVPKISIPQNQVDQVVVVDKIGDSTKIATGAARITKNPVDLRIAKNAFDLICASGLLEEGFSFQVGVGGASLAVASFLREYMIEKNIKGGFGLGGIGGYMVELLREGLFEALFDVQSFDASVTESILNNPLHIEIDQSQYANPFVDCMVNLLDVVALAALDVDVDFNVNVLTGNDGIIRGASGGHCDTAAGAKLAVVLAPSFRGGIPTIKDRVQTIVTPGETVDAIVTERGICINPRREDLLERALKANLPVKDIGKLKEEVERLTGKPKTPEFDEEKIVAVVEYRDGTLIDSVYARKR; from the coding sequence GTGACCGTGTCTAGAATCATGAACGCCAAGGGAAGAACAGTGCCCACTAGACTCTTCGGCTGGGAGAAGGCCTTTGAACCCTATCAAGGCCCCTTCACCATCGTGGAGAAAAAGCCCATTCGCAAGAGGGCATCTGCCCCCATGAGGGGATACCTCCCCGGGAGAAACAAGGTGGCAGAGAGCCTTAAAAAGGCCATAGAAGCATCTGGGCTGTCCGACGGCATGACCATATCCTTCCACCACCACCTCCGAAACGGCGATGCGGTCCTGCCTATGGTGCTTGATGTAATAGCCTCCATGGGCATAAAAAACCTGACCCTGGCCCCCAGCTCTCTCACAGACGCCCATCAGTGCGTGGTAGACCACATTCGTTCCGGAGTAATTTCGAGGATCACTACCTCAGGACTTAGAGGCAAGCTAGGAGAGGCCATATCCTATGGAGAGCTTCCGTGCCCTGTGATAATTCGAAGTCACGGCGGCAGGGCTAGAGCCATAGAGGAAGGTTCCATCAACATAGATGTGGCATTCATAGCAGCGCCTTCTGCCGACAGGGAGGGAAACGTCACGGGAGCAATGGGACCGGAAGGCTGCGGTTCCTTGGGGTATGCCATGGTGGATGCCAAATACGCAAGGCATGTAATCGCCATAACCGACAACCTAGTACCCTACCCGCTGGTTCCCAAGATCTCCATACCCCAAAACCAGGTGGATCAAGTAGTCGTAGTGGATAAGATCGGCGATTCAACCAAGATAGCTACTGGCGCTGCAAGGATCACCAAAAACCCGGTGGATCTCAGGATAGCTAAAAATGCTTTCGATCTGATATGCGCCTCAGGCCTTCTCGAAGAGGGTTTTTCCTTTCAGGTCGGAGTTGGAGGCGCTAGTCTGGCTGTTGCATCCTTCTTGAGAGAATACATGATCGAGAAGAACATAAAAGGTGGCTTCGGATTAGGGGGCATAGGTGGCTACATGGTTGAGCTTTTGAGGGAAGGGTTGTTCGAGGCCCTTTTCGACGTCCAAAGCTTCGATGCAAGCGTAACAGAGTCCATACTCAATAATCCTCTTCACATTGAGATAGATCAGTCCCAGTACGCCAACCCCTTCGTGGATTGCATGGTAAACCTCCTGGACGTGGTGGCCCTGGCGGCCCTGGACGTGGACGTAGATTTCAACGTCAACGTCCTCACAGGCAACGATGGAATAATAAGGGGAGCATCGGGAGGGCATTGCGACACCGCCGCTGGGGCTAAGCTGGCCGTAGTTTTGGCCCCTTCGTTCAGAGGCGGGATCCCAACGATCAAAGATAGGGTGCAAACCATTGTGACCCCCGGAGAGACAGTAGACGCGATAGTAACCGAAAGAGGCATATGCATAAACCCAAGACGAGAGGACCTGCTGGAAAGAGCCTTAAAAGCCAACCTCCCAGTGAAGGACATAGGCAAACTCAAGGAGGAAGTTGAGAGGCTCACAGGCAAACCTAAGACACCGGAGTTTGACGAAGAAAAGATAGTAGCTGTCGTAGAGTACAGGGATGGCACCCTGATAGATTCCGTATACGCCCGCAAAAGGTGA
- a CDS encoding cold-shock DNA-binding protein family (PFAM: 'Cold-shock' DNA-binding domain~COGs: COG1278 Cold shock protein~InterPro IPR002059: IPR019844: IPR012156: IPR011129~KEGG: aco:Amico_0349 cold-shock DNA-binding domain protein~PFAM: Cold-shock protein DNA-binding~SMART: Cold shock protein~SPTR: Cold-shock DNA-binding protein family) encodes MQGTVKWFNESKGYGFITSDEGNDVFVHFSAIQMDGFKTLSEGQRVEFEVVQGEKGPQAANVHRV; translated from the coding sequence ATGCAAGGAACAGTCAAGTGGTTCAACGAGTCTAAGGGTTATGGGTTCATCACGAGCGACGAAGGAAACGACGTATTTGTTCATTTCAGCGCGATCCAGATGGATGGCTTTAAGACCCTTAGCGAAGGTCAGAGGGTTGAGTTTGAGGTAGTCCAGGGGGAAAAGGGTCCGCAGGCGGCGAATGTACATAGGGTTTAA